In Haloterrigena turkmenica DSM 5511, a single genomic region encodes these proteins:
- a CDS encoding DUF7126 family protein encodes MSMDVIVAGPDEDDIAAALEAEGATVARLNGVISRPALEEAGIVDADLYVLTDIGQATTIPIVCDLSEDVRTVAYARDTIPEFVKGQLDLAVDPQLMDAGIVADELTS; translated from the coding sequence ATGAGCATGGACGTAATCGTCGCCGGTCCCGACGAGGACGACATCGCCGCCGCGCTCGAGGCGGAGGGCGCCACCGTCGCCCGCCTCAACGGCGTCATCTCGCGGCCCGCCCTCGAGGAGGCCGGCATCGTCGACGCCGATCTGTACGTCCTGACCGACATCGGACAGGCGACGACGATTCCGATCGTCTGCGACCTCTCCGAGGACGTTCGGACGGTCGCCTACGCCCGCGATACGATCCCGGAGTTCGTCAAGGGCCAACTCGATCTCGCCGTCGACCCGCAGCTGATGGACGCCGGGATCGTCGCCGACGAACTGACCAGCTAG
- a CDS encoding M24 family metallopeptidase, whose product MTLQETLDIDRRTYLKMASGAASIPALSSAVGARSDGASNVTQSRQEKFDRLDAYLDENGLEAVWLADSDSYAWLTGRSNIIDRSSSTGVAAVGYDGSDLTIVVDNDERALVREERFEGGGSDDCHLTPALPDVTIETFPWYANSLGDAVAEHSPTPAAADFDVPGLESLTASPLRQPLTAGDIERYRTLSAETAAAVEGVCRNTESDDTEQQVANALECALDQYGIDHPVVLVAGGERARKYRHPVPRDIELGEYVVVSVVGRRLGEYASCTRTVAFDPPEWLEKRHRIATRIDATALVSTQAAAQSDRTAGDVFRAIQAGYGEAGLPTEWQEHHQGGAAGYASREWVATPGLQTSVTAPMAYAWNPTVKGAKSEGTVLVTDGAIEPLTTTGEWPTLDAASYVDDATVTRPDVLYKNS is encoded by the coding sequence ATGACACTGCAAGAGACACTCGACATCGATAGGCGAACATATCTCAAGATGGCCAGCGGTGCTGCGTCGATTCCCGCACTGAGTAGTGCAGTGGGCGCACGGAGCGATGGCGCCTCGAACGTTACCCAGTCCCGTCAGGAAAAGTTCGATCGACTGGACGCGTATCTCGACGAGAACGGGCTCGAGGCCGTCTGGCTCGCTGATTCGGACTCTTACGCGTGGCTCACCGGTCGAAGCAACATCATCGACCGGAGTTCGTCCACCGGCGTCGCCGCCGTCGGCTACGATGGGTCTGATCTCACTATCGTCGTCGACAACGACGAACGCGCGCTCGTCCGGGAAGAGCGGTTCGAAGGCGGCGGTTCGGATGACTGCCACCTGACGCCGGCACTCCCCGACGTGACGATCGAGACGTTCCCGTGGTACGCTAATTCGCTCGGCGACGCTGTTGCAGAACACTCGCCGACGCCCGCAGCCGCGGACTTCGACGTGCCCGGGCTCGAGTCGCTAACCGCGAGCCCGCTCCGGCAGCCGCTCACAGCCGGCGATATCGAACGATACCGAACGCTGAGCGCCGAAACGGCCGCCGCGGTTGAAGGAGTCTGTCGAAACACCGAGTCGGACGATACCGAGCAACAGGTCGCAAACGCACTGGAATGTGCGCTCGATCAATACGGTATCGACCATCCGGTCGTACTCGTGGCAGGCGGAGAGCGGGCACGGAAGTACCGTCATCCCGTTCCACGGGACATCGAACTCGGTGAGTACGTCGTCGTCTCCGTCGTCGGCCGACGACTCGGGGAGTACGCCAGTTGTACGCGCACGGTCGCCTTCGACCCGCCGGAGTGGCTCGAAAAACGACATCGAATCGCGACGCGCATCGACGCTACCGCGCTGGTCTCGACACAGGCGGCCGCGCAGTCGGACAGAACGGCCGGCGACGTCTTCCGGGCGATTCAGGCTGGGTACGGGGAAGCGGGCCTTCCGACCGAGTGGCAGGAACACCACCAGGGCGGCGCGGCCGGGTACGCGAGCAGAGAGTGGGTCGCGACGCCGGGTCTGCAGACGAGCGTCACAGCACCGATGGCGTACGCATGGAATCCGACCGTGAAAGGGGCAAAGAGCGAAGGGACGGTCTTGGTGACGGACGGCGCAATCGAACCGCTCACGACGACTGGTGAGTGGCCGACTCTCGACGCGGCGTCGTATGTGGACGACGCTACCGTCACTCGGCCCGACGTCCTGTATAAGAACTCGTAG
- the guaA gene encoding glutamine-hydrolyzing GMP synthase, translating to MVDTDTFVPEAVAEIGDEIGDENAVIALSGGVDSSVAAALAYEAIGDRLTPVYVDTGLMRKGETDQIRETFDYMESLRIVDAKDRFLEALAGVTDPEEKREIIGEQFIREFEREAKDADADYLVQGTIYPDRIESEGGIKSHHNVGGLPEVVDFEGIVEPVRDLYKDEVREVARHLGLDEIVAERMPFPGPGLAVRVIGEVTEEKLEVARHACHVVEEELEEYEPWQALAAVIGKATGVKGDNRVHGWVVSVRSVESRDGMTARAQEIDWDTLQRIQSRITGQNDNVARVVYDVTHKPPATIEYE from the coding sequence ATGGTAGATACCGACACGTTCGTTCCAGAAGCAGTTGCAGAGATCGGCGACGAAATCGGCGACGAAAACGCCGTCATCGCGCTCTCAGGCGGGGTCGATTCATCGGTCGCCGCCGCCCTAGCCTACGAGGCCATCGGCGACCGACTGACCCCGGTCTACGTCGATACCGGCCTGATGCGCAAGGGCGAGACCGACCAGATCCGCGAGACCTTCGACTACATGGAGTCGCTGCGGATCGTCGACGCCAAGGATCGGTTCCTCGAGGCCCTCGCGGGCGTCACCGACCCCGAGGAGAAGCGCGAGATCATCGGCGAACAGTTCATCCGCGAGTTCGAGCGCGAGGCGAAGGACGCCGACGCGGACTACCTCGTTCAGGGGACGATCTACCCCGACCGCATCGAGAGCGAGGGCGGAATCAAGTCCCACCACAACGTCGGTGGCCTGCCGGAGGTCGTAGACTTCGAGGGGATCGTCGAACCCGTCCGCGACCTCTACAAGGACGAGGTCCGCGAGGTCGCGCGCCACCTCGGCCTGGACGAAATCGTCGCCGAACGGATGCCGTTCCCCGGCCCCGGACTCGCCGTCCGCGTCATCGGCGAGGTCACCGAGGAGAAACTCGAGGTCGCCCGCCACGCGTGTCACGTCGTCGAGGAGGAACTCGAGGAGTACGAGCCCTGGCAAGCGCTCGCAGCCGTTATCGGCAAGGCGACGGGCGTAAAAGGAGACAACCGCGTTCACGGCTGGGTCGTCTCCGTTCGCTCGGTCGAGTCCCGCGACGGGATGACCGCCCGCGCACAGGAGATCGACTGGGATACTCTCCAGCGCATCCAGTCGCGAATCACCGGCCAGAACGACAACGTCGCCCGCGTCGTCTATGACGTGACCCACAAACCGCCAGCGACCATCGAGTACGAATGA
- a CDS encoding DUF7853 family protein: MSSQPPEAETHEVTLSRDEQWVVHAILAGYIDDAIDADETPPAWAIELLEAVESGDNTEVLTGLQTRRLADVMGDYLEREDIPDQDRVHGSDVADRLEAHLESTGTA; encoded by the coding sequence ATGAGTTCCCAACCACCGGAAGCCGAGACGCACGAGGTCACGCTCTCCAGAGACGAGCAATGGGTCGTTCACGCCATCCTCGCGGGCTATATCGACGACGCGATCGATGCAGACGAGACCCCGCCGGCGTGGGCGATCGAACTGCTCGAGGCCGTCGAGTCTGGAGACAACACGGAGGTACTCACTGGACTCCAGACGCGACGACTCGCCGACGTGATGGGTGACTATCTCGAGCGCGAGGACATTCCGGATCAGGACCGCGTCCACGGATCGGACGTCGCCGACCGACTCGAGGCCCACCTCGAGTCCACCGGGACGGCGTAG
- a CDS encoding class I SAM-dependent methyltransferase: MTVRGTLRDAIYAVRKARLRLERRRLDYGRETRDRAERLSEILPASVAELRGYEREYEDLEWFHDTYADRVAEIHETGVAADTTHWRDGATLYVVCRALEVETAVETGVLFGSFDAHVLAAMERNGGGTLHAVDLPGGPPGRFDYGHLIPDRCRDRWELHRGDARDVVPELLEAVGPVDLFLHDSDHRLPHMRFEYETALSHLEAGGVLASHDVRLSRLFDRFTDANDLPACVVCDTGIARVSSSEGTE; the protein is encoded by the coding sequence GTGACGGTCCGCGGTACGCTCCGGGACGCGATTTATGCGGTGCGGAAGGCCCGACTGAGACTCGAGCGCCGGCGGCTCGACTACGGCCGCGAGACTCGAGACCGAGCCGAGCGGCTGTCCGAGATTCTGCCGGCCTCCGTCGCGGAGCTTCGAGGGTACGAACGCGAATACGAGGACCTCGAGTGGTTTCACGACACTTACGCCGACCGCGTGGCGGAGATTCACGAGACCGGTGTCGCCGCCGACACCACCCACTGGCGCGACGGCGCGACGCTGTACGTCGTCTGTCGCGCCCTCGAGGTCGAGACCGCGGTCGAGACTGGCGTTCTCTTCGGATCGTTCGACGCCCACGTGCTGGCGGCGATGGAACGAAACGGCGGCGGGACGCTACACGCGGTCGATCTACCCGGTGGCCCGCCCGGTCGGTTCGACTACGGCCACCTGATTCCGGATCGGTGCCGCGATCGGTGGGAACTGCATCGGGGCGACGCGCGAGACGTGGTGCCGGAGTTGCTCGAGGCCGTCGGTCCCGTCGACCTCTTCTTGCACGATTCGGACCACCGACTGCCACACATGCGCTTCGAGTACGAGACGGCGCTGTCGCACCTCGAGGCCGGCGGCGTCTTGGCGAGTCACGACGTGCGGCTCTCGAGGCTGTTCGATCGGTTCACGGACGCGAACGACCTGCCCGCGTGCGTCGTTTGCGATACGGGAATCGCACGGGTTTCCTCGTCCGAGGGGACGGAGTGA
- a CDS encoding zinc-binding dehydrogenase — protein MQAVKITEHGDTDVIEYGEYPDPEVGRDEVLVDIKAAALNHLDIWTRRGMPGIDLEMPHVPGSDAAGVVEEVGADVTRFEAGDHVAVSAGVGDLRMDDPTLDPRFHIIGEHVQGVHSEYAALPEDNLIPVPEDVDWEVAGSSCLVFQTAWRMLIERADLEAGEKVLVLGASGGVGHAALQIADYAGAEVYATGSTEEKLDYAREHGADHVCNYEDEDFADWVLEETGGRGVDVVVEHVGAPTWRDSLKSLTKGGRLVTCGGTGGGNPETDIPRIFWNQLEIIGSTMATPDQVDDVMELVWDGTFEPAIREELPMSETPRAHEIIENREGFGKVVVRPDSEL, from the coding sequence ATGCAAGCAGTCAAGATCACCGAACACGGCGACACGGACGTCATCGAGTACGGGGAGTATCCGGATCCGGAGGTCGGCCGCGACGAAGTGCTGGTCGACATCAAGGCGGCCGCGCTCAACCACCTGGACATCTGGACGCGGCGGGGGATGCCGGGAATCGACCTCGAGATGCCCCACGTACCGGGCAGCGACGCCGCCGGCGTCGTCGAGGAGGTCGGCGCGGACGTCACTCGCTTCGAGGCGGGCGATCACGTCGCGGTCTCGGCCGGGGTCGGCGACCTGCGGATGGACGATCCAACGCTCGATCCCCGATTCCACATTATCGGCGAGCACGTCCAGGGCGTCCACTCCGAGTACGCTGCCCTTCCCGAGGACAACCTGATTCCGGTTCCCGAGGATGTCGACTGGGAAGTCGCCGGCTCGAGCTGTCTGGTCTTCCAGACCGCCTGGCGGATGCTCATCGAGCGCGCCGACCTCGAGGCCGGCGAAAAGGTGCTCGTGCTGGGCGCCAGCGGCGGGGTCGGCCACGCCGCGCTTCAGATCGCCGACTACGCGGGCGCGGAGGTCTACGCGACCGGCAGTACGGAGGAGAAGCTCGACTACGCCCGCGAGCACGGCGCCGACCACGTCTGTAACTACGAGGACGAGGACTTCGCCGACTGGGTCCTGGAGGAGACCGGCGGCCGCGGCGTCGACGTCGTCGTCGAACACGTCGGCGCGCCCACCTGGCGGGACTCGCTGAAGAGTCTCACCAAGGGCGGTCGGCTGGTCACCTGCGGCGGCACCGGCGGCGGGAATCCCGAGACCGACATCCCGCGGATCTTCTGGAATCAGCTCGAGATCATCGGCTCGACGATGGCGACGCCCGATCAGGTCGACGACGTGATGGAACTCGTCTGGGACGGCACCTTCGAGCCCGCGATCCGCGAGGAACTGCCGATGAGCGAGACGCCCCGCGCCCACGAGATCATCGAGAACCGCGAAGGGTTCGGCAAGGTCGTCGTCCGCCCCGACAGCGAACTCTGA
- a CDS encoding MogA/MoaB family molybdenum cofactor biosynthesis protein: MTETDSSEDRQRAATEEPAPDEERDTDEQPPDEGNDIDGRSLGVGVVTIAADRSLESDGAGEAIVSGLKKADHEVATREHIGADHDRIQSTVSRLLDRDDVDVIVTGGATSIEPSDVTIEAVEPLLEKRLSAFEDLYTTLSYEAVGTRVVAARTIAGVSDGTPVFCLPGNEDAARLGLEELILPEVHNLVSLAREDIAQDRWAVDEAALEEGEATGDERDREGEGEKSDEGETTVDRASEPDDGGE, translated from the coding sequence ATGACCGAGACGGACTCGAGTGAGGATCGGCAGCGGGCTGCCACCGAGGAACCGGCGCCGGACGAGGAACGCGACACGGACGAGCAGCCGCCCGACGAGGGGAACGACATCGACGGTCGATCGCTCGGCGTCGGCGTCGTCACGATCGCGGCGGACCGGTCGCTCGAGTCCGACGGCGCCGGCGAGGCGATCGTATCGGGGCTGAAGAAGGCCGACCACGAGGTCGCCACCCGGGAGCACATCGGGGCCGACCACGACCGCATCCAGTCGACCGTCTCCCGGCTGCTCGACCGCGACGACGTCGACGTCATCGTCACCGGCGGGGCGACCAGCATCGAGCCGAGCGACGTCACCATCGAGGCCGTCGAGCCGCTCCTCGAGAAGCGACTGAGCGCCTTCGAGGACCTGTACACCACGCTGTCCTACGAGGCGGTGGGCACTCGCGTCGTCGCGGCGCGGACGATCGCCGGCGTCTCCGACGGAACCCCGGTGTTCTGTCTCCCCGGGAACGAGGACGCGGCGCGACTGGGGCTCGAGGAACTCATTCTGCCGGAAGTCCACAATCTCGTCAGCCTCGCCCGGGAGGACATCGCCCAGGACAGGTGGGCCGTCGACGAGGCCGCACTCGAGGAGGGCGAAGCGACCGGGGACGAACGCGACCGCGAGGGAGAGGGAGAGAAATCGGACGAAGGCGAAACGACCGTGGACCGCGCGTCCGAGCCCGACGACGGAGGCGAGTGA
- a CDS encoding 5-formyltetrahydrofolate cyclo-ligase, translated as MDGFDTTADADGVDKETIRQRVWDDLEESGEARFPFPPHGRIPNFAGADDAAERLADKPEWRDATTIKANPDAPQLPVRRAALRAGKTVYMAVPRLADEKCFLKLDPDELSDYDAATTVSGSSEHGEQVGPDAVEEIDLIVSGSVAVSVDPRSTETVSGGSREPENGGRIGKGEGYSDLEYAILRGLGLVDESTTVATTIHERQLIDDPVAIGDHDVAMDLVVTPERTIRPESRAQPSGIDWDLLEEERLEEIPVLQRLQSS; from the coding sequence ATGGACGGTTTCGACACCACTGCCGACGCCGACGGCGTCGACAAGGAGACGATCCGCCAGCGCGTCTGGGACGACCTCGAGGAGAGCGGCGAGGCGCGGTTCCCCTTCCCGCCCCACGGCCGGATCCCGAACTTCGCGGGCGCGGACGACGCCGCCGAGCGACTGGCCGACAAGCCGGAGTGGCGCGACGCGACGACGATCAAGGCCAACCCCGACGCGCCCCAGTTGCCCGTCCGCCGGGCGGCGTTGCGCGCGGGGAAGACCGTCTACATGGCCGTTCCGCGACTCGCCGACGAAAAGTGCTTCCTGAAACTCGATCCCGACGAACTCTCCGACTACGACGCGGCGACGACGGTTTCGGGCTCCTCGGAACACGGCGAGCAGGTCGGCCCCGATGCGGTCGAGGAGATCGATCTGATCGTCTCGGGAAGCGTGGCAGTGAGCGTGGATCCACGATCCACGGAAACAGTGAGCGGCGGTAGCCGCGAGCCCGAAAACGGGGGTCGGATCGGCAAGGGGGAAGGCTACAGCGACCTCGAGTACGCGATCCTGCGCGGGCTCGGCCTCGTCGACGAGTCGACGACGGTCGCGACGACGATCCACGAGCGGCAGCTCATCGACGACCCCGTCGCGATCGGGGACCACGACGTCGCGATGGATCTCGTCGTCACGCCCGAGCGGACGATCCGTCCCGAAAGCCGCGCGCAGCCGTCCGGAATCGACTGGGACCTGCTCGAGGAGGAGCGCCTCGAGGAGATTCCGGTCCTCCAGCGGTTACAGTCGTCGTAA